A single genomic interval of Feifania hominis harbors:
- the pgmB gene encoding beta-phosphoglucomutase, protein MNYQAVIFDLDGVICHTDNYHYQAWKQMADREGIYFDESINSRLRGVSRMASLEIILERAQRTYTAAEKEALAAEKNEIYRQLLMNMSPADLSQDVAATLRQLKDAGVKIAIGSSSRNAKTILRQIGIFDWFDAISDGENITRSKPDPEVFVKAAGILGLAPSACLVVEDADAGIRAAHDGGFHSAGMGDACGNDEATYSIIAFHELSDIVLGKRMQNGPVTE, encoded by the coding sequence ATGAACTATCAAGCGGTAATTTTTGACCTGGACGGGGTGATCTGCCACACGGACAACTATCATTATCAGGCGTGGAAGCAGATGGCCGACCGCGAGGGAATCTATTTTGATGAGAGCATCAACAGCCGTCTTCGCGGCGTGAGCCGTATGGCGAGCCTTGAAATCATTCTGGAGCGGGCGCAGCGCACCTACACGGCGGCGGAAAAAGAGGCGTTGGCCGCTGAGAAAAATGAGATCTACCGCCAGCTTCTGATGAATATGAGCCCGGCGGATCTGTCACAGGACGTGGCTGCCACCCTGCGGCAGCTGAAAGATGCCGGGGTGAAGATCGCCATCGGCTCTTCCAGTCGTAACGCCAAGACCATTCTGCGCCAGATTGGCATTTTTGACTGGTTTGACGCCATATCCGACGGCGAGAATATCACCCGTTCCAAGCCGGATCCCGAGGTGTTTGTCAAAGCCGCCGGGATACTGGGTCTGGCTCCCAGCGCGTGTCTGGTGGTCGAGGACGCCGACGCGGGCATCCGGGCCGCGCACGACGGAGGCTTTCACAGCGCGGGCATGGGAGATGCCTGCGGGAATGACGAGGCCACTTATTCTATCATCGCCTTTCATGAGCTTTCGGATATTGTTTTGGGAAAGAGAATGCAAAACGGCCCTGTGACAGAGTGA
- the proB gene encoding glutamate 5-kinase, with product MEKPSRVVVKIGSSSLTYENGKLNLRRMDRLVRVLSDLQNSGVQVVLVSSGAISVGFRKLGLPEKPHDIPGKQASAAVGQCELMYTYDKLFSEYGHAVAQVLLTRDVVENAEMNENAVNTFDTLLGLGAIPIVNENDTVSIDEIKIGDNDTLSAMVATMVRADLLVLMSDIDGLYDSDPHTNPGARLIERVERITDEIMALGGGSASAVGTGGMLTKLTAAKTVTAQGIDMVIVSAENPDILYDVLDGKPAGTRFAAQ from the coding sequence ATGGAAAAACCGAGTCGCGTGGTGGTCAAAATCGGCTCCTCCTCGCTGACCTATGAAAATGGAAAACTCAATCTGCGCCGCATGGACCGTCTGGTGCGCGTGCTCAGCGATCTGCAGAACAGCGGCGTGCAGGTGGTGCTGGTCTCCTCCGGCGCGATCAGCGTCGGCTTTCGCAAACTCGGCCTGCCCGAGAAGCCGCATGACATCCCCGGCAAGCAGGCGTCGGCTGCGGTCGGCCAGTGCGAGCTGATGTACACCTACGACAAGCTCTTCTCCGAGTATGGCCACGCGGTGGCTCAGGTGCTGCTCACGCGCGACGTGGTCGAGAACGCGGAGATGAACGAAAACGCCGTCAATACCTTTGACACACTGCTCGGGCTCGGGGCCATTCCGATTGTCAACGAGAACGACACCGTCTCCATCGACGAGATCAAAATCGGCGACAACGACACCCTCTCGGCGATGGTTGCCACAATGGTACGCGCCGATCTGCTCGTTTTGATGAGCGACATCGACGGCCTCTACGACAGCGACCCCCATACGAATCCCGGCGCCCGGCTCATTGAGCGGGTCGAGCGGATCACCGATGAGATCATGGCCCTCGGCGGCGGCTCGGCGAGCGCCGTCGGCACCGGCGGCATGCTGACCAAGCTCACAGCGGCGAAAACCGTCACCGCGCAGGGCATCGACATGGTCATCGTCTCGGCCGAAAACCCCGATATTCTGTACGATGTGCTCGACGGAAAGCCCGCCGGCACACGTTTTGCCGCCCAGTAG
- a CDS encoding Gfo/Idh/MocA family protein, with amino-acid sequence MQTVRVGLLGAGICAHRFHAPALLQMNGKFKPVALAGGNPEQNREYAALYGGIDFITGDYHEVITRPDVDAVIASYPYFLNEQIVATAREYRKHILVEKPLAQSICSARALRDLDDGSVVMGVGENWLYFDSVGVVRQLLEDGAIGEPRAAAIYSLYEMPADSEYLAGDAWRKSARGGMVLDRSIHSIAYSRAVLGRAASVMGVNASARAELGSQDTMFALVNYASGVVASINVCASAPGIQLPFSYLIVGTEGTIAVSDFMSRVTVSGRDSRVIVTEKKDGGYLAEMENFYDAIVNGTPFLGNFRDAYNDLFCAISALEEPNILRAID; translated from the coding sequence ATGCAGACAGTGAGAGTGGGACTGCTCGGCGCAGGAATATGCGCTCACCGTTTTCACGCGCCCGCCCTTTTGCAGATGAATGGCAAATTCAAGCCCGTGGCTCTGGCGGGAGGAAACCCGGAGCAAAACCGGGAGTATGCCGCCCTCTATGGAGGAATCGATTTCATCACCGGGGACTATCACGAAGTGATCACCCGGCCGGACGTGGACGCCGTCATCGCGTCCTATCCCTATTTTCTCAACGAGCAGATCGTCGCAACAGCCAGAGAATACCGAAAGCACATTCTGGTGGAAAAACCGCTGGCGCAGAGCATCTGCTCCGCCAGAGCTCTCCGGGATCTGGACGACGGCAGCGTCGTGATGGGCGTCGGTGAAAACTGGCTCTATTTTGATTCCGTAGGCGTGGTCCGTCAGCTTCTCGAAGACGGCGCGATCGGAGAACCCAGAGCCGCGGCCATCTACAGTCTCTATGAAATGCCGGCGGACAGCGAGTATCTGGCGGGAGACGCCTGGCGCAAAAGCGCCCGTGGCGGTATGGTGCTCGACCGTTCGATTCACAGCATCGCCTATTCCCGCGCCGTGCTGGGCAGAGCCGCATCTGTCATGGGAGTAAACGCCTCCGCCCGGGCTGAGCTGGGCAGTCAGGACACCATGTTCGCGCTTGTAAACTATGCCAGCGGCGTTGTGGCCTCCATCAATGTCTGCGCCTCCGCACCCGGTATTCAGTTGCCTTTCTCCTATCTCATCGTCGGCACCGAGGGCACCATTGCCGTGTCGGACTTCATGTCGAGGGTGACGGTCTCCGGCCGAGACAGCCGCGTGATCGTCACCGAAAAAAAGGACGGCGGCTACCTGGCTGAAATGGAGAATTTTTACGACGCCATCGTAAACGGCACACCGTTTCTTGGAAATTTCCGCGACGCTTACAACGATCTGTTCTGCGCAATTTCCGCCCTGGAGGAGCCAAACATCCTCAGGGCGATCGACTGA
- a CDS encoding VOC family protein, whose amino-acid sequence MDIKYTFLGHPALLCNDIEAEKKFYIDVMGFEEAFTLFHDDGTPWLTYIEITDNQFLELFHTKYPSPNRTSERSFHHFCLEVDDMAATLEMLKSKGVTVYRGPVDNGRVMDVPNHDHQPGMCGTLCAFIRDPEGNDIELQQYTPCSMQIRESGREAV is encoded by the coding sequence ATGGATATCAAATACACGTTTTTAGGCCACCCTGCGCTGCTCTGCAACGACATCGAGGCCGAAAAGAAATTCTACATCGACGTCATGGGCTTTGAGGAGGCCTTTACCCTCTTCCACGACGACGGAACCCCCTGGCTGACCTATATCGAAATTACGGACAACCAGTTTCTGGAGCTTTTCCACACCAAATACCCCTCTCCCAACAGGACCAGCGAGCGGTCTTTCCACCACTTCTGCCTGGAGGTGGACGACATGGCCGCTACGCTGGAGATGCTCAAGAGCAAAGGCGTCACAGTCTACAGAGGCCCGGTGGACAACGGCAGGGTGATGGATGTGCCCAACCACGACCATCAGCCCGGCATGTGTGGTACGCTCTGCGCCTTTATCCGGGATCCGGAGGGCAATGACATCGAGCTGCAGCAGTATACCCCGTGCAGCATGCAGATCAGAGAGAGCGGGAGGGAAGCGGTATGA
- a CDS encoding sugar ABC transporter ATP-binding protein, giving the protein MNEVLLEMKGITKVFPGVKALDNVSLEVQKGEIHALIGENGAGKSTLMKILIGLYRRDGGSVIFKGREVNFESPCDALNAGISMIHQEISLVPTLTVAENIWLGREKKFTRRGLLKPGARNAAAKELLEQIGLSHLDPKAVVSNLSVANMQLVEIARAVSYHSDLIIMDEPTSALTNVEVELLYNIIRKLASGGTSVIFISHKLEELFEVCDRLTVFRDGKYITTKTTKEIDQSGLIQYIVGRELSALFPKLPAQIGDVVLEVRNLKRAGVVNDVSFSVRAGEILGFSGLVGSGRTEIVRAIFGIDKRDSGEIFINGQRLNIRDPRDAVRAGIGMITEDRLRMGSIHSLSVMRNTTIAKFDKIGNRLGFYCPSREKAEFDSITGKIDIKYSSPNEAMSQLSGGNQQKVIISRWLLTNSKVLILDEPTRGIDVGSKSEIHRLISSLAQQGIAIILISSELPEILGMCDRIAVIRGGRIAHVCDRSEATQENLMAYAFGTKHHKE; this is encoded by the coding sequence ATGAACGAAGTGCTGCTGGAAATGAAAGGGATCACCAAGGTGTTTCCCGGCGTAAAGGCCCTGGATAACGTCAGCCTGGAAGTCCAAAAGGGAGAGATCCACGCGCTGATCGGTGAAAATGGGGCCGGAAAATCCACTCTGATGAAGATCCTGATCGGCCTTTACCGGCGTGACGGCGGATCGGTGATATTCAAAGGGCGGGAAGTCAATTTTGAATCCCCCTGCGACGCTCTGAATGCGGGGATTTCCATGATCCACCAGGAAATCAGCCTGGTTCCCACGCTGACAGTTGCGGAAAACATCTGGCTGGGGAGAGAAAAAAAGTTCACCAGACGCGGGCTCCTCAAGCCGGGCGCCAGAAACGCAGCCGCCAAAGAGCTGCTTGAGCAGATCGGACTCTCCCATCTGGATCCGAAAGCCGTTGTCTCAAATCTGAGCGTGGCCAACATGCAGCTGGTCGAGATCGCCAGGGCGGTGTCCTACCACTCTGACCTGATTATCATGGACGAGCCCACCTCGGCTCTGACCAATGTCGAAGTGGAGCTGCTCTACAACATCATTCGCAAGCTCGCCTCCGGCGGAACGTCAGTCATCTTCATCAGCCACAAGCTCGAAGAGCTGTTTGAGGTGTGCGATCGTCTGACAGTGTTCCGCGACGGAAAGTACATCACCACAAAAACAACCAAAGAGATCGATCAGAGCGGACTGATTCAGTACATCGTCGGCCGGGAACTCTCCGCTCTCTTCCCGAAGCTCCCCGCACAGATCGGAGATGTCGTTCTCGAGGTGCGCAATCTCAAGCGCGCCGGAGTCGTCAATGACGTGAGCTTTTCGGTGAGAGCCGGCGAAATTCTGGGCTTTTCCGGGCTGGTCGGCTCCGGCCGCACAGAAATTGTGCGCGCCATCTTTGGCATCGACAAAAGGGACAGCGGCGAAATTTTCATCAACGGGCAGCGGCTGAACATCCGCGACCCGAGAGATGCCGTTCGAGCCGGAATCGGCATGATTACGGAGGACCGGCTTCGCATGGGCTCCATCCACAGCCTGTCGGTGATGAGAAACACCACCATTGCCAAATTTGACAAAATTGGCAATCGTCTCGGCTTCTACTGTCCCTCCAGGGAGAAAGCGGAGTTTGACAGCATCACGGGAAAGATCGACATCAAGTACTCCTCGCCCAACGAGGCTATGAGTCAGCTCTCGGGCGGCAATCAGCAGAAAGTCATCATATCCCGGTGGCTGCTGACAAACTCCAAGGTTTTGATTTTGGACGAACCTACAAGGGGAATCGACGTGGGGTCAAAATCCGAGATACACCGGCTGATCAGTTCTCTTGCCCAGCAGGGGATCGCCATTATTCTGATCTCTTCCGAACTGCCCGAAATTCTGGGAATGTGCGACCGCATCGCCGTCATCCGCGGGGGGCGTATCGCCCATGTATGCGACCGCAGTGAGGCAACGCAGGAAAATCTGATGGCCTACGCCTTTGGCACCAAACATCATAAGGAGTGA
- a CDS encoding glutamate-5-semialdehyde dehydrogenase codes for MTTREMAQRAKHDFIALQALPHETKNAALGAIADALLRQEQAIVEANRLDLAEGERTALAPELLRRLKFDHAKIATCVEGIRQLIAMPDPVGRTLWASALDEGLELYRVACPIGVIGVIFESRPDALVQILSLCLKSGNAVLLKGGSEAANTNRALADVIHAAAVAEGVPDGFMHLLTSRGEVGEMLALDEYVDLIIPRGSNAFVRYIMDHSRIPVMGHADGICHVYIDRAADPAMAVDITVDSKTQYVAVCNAAETLLVHADAAAAVLPRLKAALEARGVELRGCARTRAVIDCSAATEQDFHTEYLDYILSIKVVDSLDEAIDHINAYGSHHTDCIVTGDAGAAERFLQLVDSANVYHNCSTRFADGFRYGFGAEVGISTNKLHARGPVGLEGLLTYKYLLCGHGQIVADYAEGRRHFRHTPLDKPYR; via the coding sequence ATGACGACAAGAGAGATGGCGCAGCGCGCCAAACACGACTTCATTGCCCTGCAGGCCCTGCCCCATGAGACCAAAAACGCGGCGCTTGGCGCGATCGCCGACGCCCTGCTGCGGCAGGAGCAGGCCATTGTCGAGGCAAATCGTCTCGACCTCGCCGAGGGCGAACGCACGGCCCTCGCGCCCGAGCTTCTGCGGCGGCTCAAATTCGACCACGCCAAAATCGCGACCTGCGTCGAGGGCATCCGGCAGCTCATCGCCATGCCCGACCCTGTCGGCCGCACACTCTGGGCCTCGGCCCTCGACGAGGGGCTCGAGCTCTACCGCGTCGCCTGCCCCATCGGCGTCATCGGCGTCATCTTTGAGTCGCGCCCGGACGCGCTGGTTCAAATTCTCTCGCTGTGTCTGAAAAGCGGCAACGCCGTTCTTCTCAAGGGCGGCAGCGAAGCGGCGAACACCAACCGGGCCCTCGCTGACGTCATCCATGCGGCCGCGGTCGCCGAGGGCGTGCCCGACGGCTTCATGCACCTGCTGACCTCCCGCGGGGAGGTCGGCGAGATGCTCGCGCTCGACGAGTACGTCGACCTGATCATTCCGCGCGGCTCAAACGCCTTTGTGCGCTACATCATGGATCACTCGCGCATCCCCGTCATGGGCCATGCCGACGGCATCTGTCACGTCTATATCGACCGGGCCGCCGACCCTGCCATGGCAGTGGACATCACGGTCGACTCGAAAACACAGTATGTCGCGGTCTGCAACGCGGCGGAAACGCTGCTCGTCCATGCGGATGCGGCGGCGGCTGTTCTGCCCCGGCTCAAAGCGGCGCTGGAGGCGCGCGGCGTCGAGCTTCGCGGCTGCGCGCGCACACGCGCTGTCATCGACTGTTCGGCCGCGACCGAGCAGGACTTTCACACCGAATATCTCGACTACATCCTCTCCATCAAGGTGGTCGACTCGCTCGACGAGGCAATCGATCACATCAATGCCTATGGCTCCCATCACACCGACTGCATCGTGACCGGCGACGCCGGCGCGGCCGAGCGCTTTTTGCAGCTGGTCGATTCGGCGAACGTCTACCACAACTGCTCCACGCGCTTTGCCGACGGCTTTCGCTACGGATTCGGCGCGGAGGTCGGCATCAGTACGAACAAACTCCACGCGCGCGGCCCGGTGGGCCTTGAGGGGCTTCTGACCTACAAGTACCTGCTGTGCGGCCACGGCCAGATCGTAGCCGACTACGCCGAGGGGCGCCGACACTTCCGCCACACGCCGCTCGACAAGCCCTACCGCTGA
- a CDS encoding sugar ABC transporter substrate-binding protein, with the protein MKKVFAVVLALAMVCCFAACSPKPAENVEGPTSSGDPDVTTYKIGYAFNAVDENTQRSLAGWEAAVEKWNASHEDVKVEFFYTDAQSSVEKQLSNVETMLLEQPDLIILASCDTEGCIPAAEAIHEAGVFCLETRGMDSDAVDLRWTGFDETSMSQLNAKYYEDYLNADPANTLNAVIILGNPAQANQLHRADGFRELAEKYPDRVNILSENYANWDTEQAQKLMEDWIQIHGKELNAVVAASDAMALGAINALEAAGFAPGDVIITAVDGTEAGLNQVKSGWQTATVKMLMSSQAEGQLEMAVKCLSGEYTDPTFNGGALYAVPVDSGNVDEYMTID; encoded by the coding sequence ATGAAAAAAGTATTTGCTGTCGTTCTGGCCCTGGCCATGGTCTGCTGCTTTGCTGCATGCAGCCCCAAACCAGCCGAAAATGTAGAAGGGCCGACCTCCTCCGGCGATCCCGATGTTACCACCTACAAGATTGGCTATGCTTTCAACGCTGTGGATGAGAATACGCAGCGCTCCCTGGCCGGCTGGGAGGCCGCCGTGGAGAAGTGGAACGCCTCTCACGAGGACGTCAAAGTGGAATTCTTCTACACCGACGCGCAGTCCAGCGTCGAAAAACAGCTGTCCAATGTTGAGACGATGCTGCTTGAGCAGCCCGATCTGATTATTCTGGCCTCCTGTGACACCGAGGGCTGCATCCCTGCGGCCGAGGCCATCCACGAGGCCGGCGTCTTCTGTCTTGAGACCCGCGGCATGGACAGCGACGCCGTGGATCTGCGCTGGACCGGATTCGATGAGACCTCCATGTCGCAGCTCAACGCCAAGTACTACGAGGACTATCTCAACGCCGATCCCGCCAACACGCTCAACGCCGTCATCATTCTCGGCAATCCCGCGCAGGCCAACCAGCTGCACCGCGCAGACGGTTTCCGCGAGTTGGCCGAAAAGTATCCCGACCGGGTCAACATCCTCAGCGAGAACTACGCCAACTGGGATACCGAACAGGCTCAAAAGCTCATGGAGGACTGGATTCAGATTCACGGCAAGGAGCTCAACGCTGTCGTCGCGGCTTCTGACGCCATGGCCCTGGGCGCCATCAACGCGCTGGAGGCAGCCGGCTTTGCCCCGGGCGACGTCATCATCACCGCCGTGGACGGCACTGAGGCCGGTCTCAACCAGGTCAAGTCCGGCTGGCAGACCGCCACTGTCAAGATGCTCATGTCCAGCCAGGCCGAGGGCCAGCTGGAAATGGCCGTGAAGTGTCTGTCCGGCGAGTATACCGACCCCACTTTCAACGGCGGCGCTCTATACGCCGTGCCTGTCGACAGCGGCAATGTGGATGAGTATATGACCATCGACTGA
- a CDS encoding DegV family protein has product MPATPTYKIMTETNSDLPFSYFQEHDISPLRMNFILDGVTYYEGPDCGMSTREFYDRLRGGILPTTAVANTAEMDAVMEPVLAAGYDLLYVAFSSGLSGIYNTAMLAAMELREKYPERRLIIVDSLSASLGEGLLVDFAVRNRDAGMSIEDNAAWLEANKRRVYHAFTVTDLFHLQRGGRLSKGTAIMGSMLGIKPMLSFDNEGKLVPIGKCRGRQASIEALVQTAIDRGENLKDQRVFLVHGDCEEDANTLAQLLRERAGVRDVFINTVGTVLGTHAGAGVLAVFFMADHR; this is encoded by the coding sequence ATGCCAGCCACTCCCACCTATAAGATCATGACCGAGACCAACTCGGATCTTCCCTTTTCCTACTTTCAAGAGCACGACATCAGCCCACTTCGCATGAACTTCATTCTCGACGGGGTCACCTACTACGAGGGCCCCGACTGCGGCATGTCCACCAGGGAGTTCTACGACAGGCTGCGCGGCGGCATTCTGCCGACGACGGCGGTCGCGAACACCGCCGAGATGGACGCGGTGATGGAGCCCGTGCTCGCGGCGGGGTACGATCTGCTCTATGTCGCTTTCTCCAGCGGTCTGTCCGGCATTTACAACACCGCCATGCTCGCCGCGATGGAGCTGCGCGAGAAGTATCCCGAGCGCCGGCTCATCATTGTCGACTCGCTGTCGGCCTCGCTCGGCGAGGGGCTGCTTGTCGACTTTGCCGTGCGCAACCGCGACGCGGGGATGTCCATCGAAGACAACGCCGCCTGGCTCGAGGCGAACAAGCGCAGGGTCTACCACGCTTTCACCGTCACCGACCTGTTCCATCTGCAGCGAGGCGGCCGCCTGTCAAAGGGCACGGCCATCATGGGCTCCATGCTCGGCATCAAGCCCATGCTCAGCTTTGACAACGAGGGCAAGCTCGTGCCCATCGGCAAGTGCCGCGGCCGCCAGGCTTCGATTGAGGCGCTGGTACAGACCGCGATCGACCGCGGCGAAAATCTCAAAGACCAGAGGGTCTTCCTCGTCCACGGCGACTGTGAGGAGGACGCCAACACCCTCGCGCAGCTCCTGCGCGAGCGCGCAGGTGTGCGCGATGTCTTCATCAACACCGTCGGCACCGTGCTCGGCACCCACGCCGGCGCGGGTGTGCTCGCCGTCTTCTTTATGGCGGACCACCGCTGA
- a CDS encoding VOC family protein, whose product MSKYFKRIAHVSFKCNDFEKMCSFYRDTMGFEQIFTLPYEGAILDAHRHEGFREGDTWIAYFKINDRQFVELFNTPYEAKYSIPSYSFMHFSVLVEDIIAAARHFENKGVQLWAGPKHVKKPYTAPYPGDRRGQCNSYAFYIQDPEGNEIEVMQFTEDSLQLNWRKNS is encoded by the coding sequence ATGAGCAAATATTTTAAACGCATCGCGCACGTCAGCTTCAAATGCAATGATTTTGAGAAAATGTGTTCTTTCTATCGGGACACAATGGGCTTTGAGCAGATCTTCACTCTGCCCTACGAAGGGGCCATTCTGGACGCCCACAGACACGAGGGGTTCCGTGAGGGCGACACCTGGATCGCCTATTTCAAGATCAACGACCGCCAGTTTGTCGAGCTCTTCAACACCCCCTATGAAGCCAAATACTCGATCCCGTCCTACAGCTTCATGCACTTTTCCGTTCTGGTGGAGGATATCATCGCGGCGGCCCGGCACTTTGAGAACAAAGGCGTGCAGCTCTGGGCCGGTCCCAAACATGTCAAAAAGCCCTATACCGCCCCCTACCCCGGCGACAGACGGGGCCAGTGCAACTCCTATGCCTTTTACATTCAGGATCCCGAGGGCAACGAGATCGAAGTGATGCAGTTCACGGAAGATTCTCTTCAGCTCAACTGGCGAAAGAATTCGTAA
- a CDS encoding ABC transporter permease has product MNRGKSILNSVLLGNKSYLILAVLVIALSIMSPLFLTPSNLLSVLRQVTVSAIVCAGFTLLLGSGHMDLSVGMILCACGVVCGKLLVAGMPIWFAILVTVVAGGLMGAINAGLITLFALPAFIVTLATSSVYKGVAFLVTKNVPVSGLPDAFNFIGKGYWLGIPVPIYVMVLALLVMWVILNRTVFGRQAISMGGNAEATRVSGVRVGKLRVFCYMAMGIFTGLAAVIQTARSASAQLSAGADMTMDAIAAVVIGGTSMKGGNANIVGSLVGCLIVGIVNNGLNLMHVDANWQIVAKGLLILMAVILDSISTKMYKKSAAKKSAA; this is encoded by the coding sequence ATGAACAGGGGTAAATCCATACTGAACAGCGTCCTGCTGGGCAACAAATCCTATCTGATTCTGGCGGTCCTGGTCATCGCGCTCTCAATCATGTCCCCTCTGTTTTTAACCCCGAGCAATCTTCTCAGCGTGCTTCGCCAGGTGACGGTCTCCGCCATCGTCTGCGCCGGCTTTACGCTGCTTCTGGGCAGCGGCCACATGGATCTTTCCGTTGGCATGATCCTCTGCGCCTGCGGCGTGGTATGCGGCAAGCTGCTCGTTGCCGGGATGCCCATCTGGTTTGCCATCCTCGTTACGGTTGTCGCCGGCGGGCTGATGGGCGCGATCAATGCGGGGCTCATTACTCTGTTTGCCCTGCCCGCCTTTATCGTGACACTGGCAACCTCCTCCGTGTACAAGGGCGTCGCTTTCCTTGTGACGAAGAATGTGCCTGTCTCGGGTCTGCCTGACGCGTTCAACTTCATCGGCAAGGGCTACTGGCTGGGAATTCCCGTACCCATTTACGTCATGGTCCTGGCTCTTCTTGTCATGTGGGTCATACTCAACCGCACAGTATTCGGCCGTCAGGCCATCTCCATGGGCGGCAACGCCGAGGCCACGCGGGTCAGCGGCGTACGCGTCGGAAAGCTTCGCGTGTTCTGTTACATGGCGATGGGCATTTTTACCGGCCTGGCCGCCGTCATTCAGACAGCCCGTTCCGCATCCGCCCAGCTCTCCGCGGGCGCCGATATGACCATGGACGCCATCGCCGCCGTTGTCATCGGCGGCACCAGCATGAAAGGCGGCAACGCCAATATCGTAGGCTCTCTGGTGGGCTGCCTCATTGTCGGCATCGTAAACAACGGCCTGAATCTGATGCATGTGGACGCCAACTGGCAGATTGTGGCCAAGGGGCTGCTGATTCTGATGGCGGTGATTCTGGATTCCATCTCGACAAAGATGTATAAGAAGTCTGCTGCCAAAAAGAGCGCAGCTTAA
- a CDS encoding LacI family DNA-binding transcriptional regulator has product MIDRSIRIRDIARRAGVSPATVSRVLNKTGNVSAWTTAAVLKEVEQAGIVLPAPQSDGGEKREAFPTVIIAVPDNNNNPFYSEIIAGISDSVQSKGYVPMVYTSHLRLYNYKKLLEYAAFIRAVGIISLYRIDDAVSDEISKSIPFVQCCSQPESPSIPYVCVNDKAAAKVAAQHLIQMGCDRLAVFAHSGVSKITANRVAGFMEAADEAKIQVPPNWLLRIPHINYKAAYSAAKQLFNRDRIPNGIFAITDVAAIAVLNAAQDSHIRVPNDVMIVGFDNLEMSEITRPSLTTINQPRYEIGFAAGEMMYDCVTNPDTKPNNIVFNCELIVRGSTSAK; this is encoded by the coding sequence TTGATCGACAGAAGTATTCGCATCCGAGACATTGCGCGCAGAGCCGGCGTGTCGCCGGCAACGGTTTCAAGGGTTTTGAACAAGACGGGAAATGTCAGCGCATGGACCACAGCTGCCGTTCTCAAAGAGGTGGAACAGGCCGGTATCGTCCTGCCGGCACCGCAGTCAGACGGCGGTGAAAAGAGGGAGGCCTTTCCCACTGTAATCATTGCCGTGCCGGACAATAACAACAATCCCTTTTACAGCGAGATCATTGCCGGGATCAGCGACTCTGTCCAGTCCAAGGGGTATGTCCCGATGGTCTACACCTCTCATCTGCGCCTTTACAATTACAAAAAGCTGCTGGAATACGCCGCTTTCATCCGTGCGGTGGGTATCATTTCCCTCTATCGAATCGACGATGCTGTCTCCGATGAAATCAGCAAGAGCATTCCGTTCGTTCAGTGCTGTTCACAGCCGGAGAGCCCCTCGATCCCCTATGTCTGCGTCAATGACAAAGCGGCTGCGAAAGTGGCGGCGCAGCATCTGATTCAAATGGGCTGCGACAGGCTGGCCGTCTTTGCACACAGCGGCGTGTCCAAAATTACGGCAAACCGCGTGGCGGGCTTTATGGAAGCGGCGGACGAGGCAAAAATCCAGGTTCCCCCGAACTGGCTTCTGCGCATTCCACACATCAACTATAAGGCGGCATACTCGGCGGCAAAGCAGCTCTTTAACCGGGATCGCATCCCCAACGGTATTTTTGCCATCACCGACGTCGCGGCCATTGCGGTGCTCAACGCCGCACAGGATTCCCACATCCGCGTCCCAAACGATGTGATGATCGTCGGCTTCGACAATCTGGAAATGTCGGAGATCACGCGGCCCTCTCTCACCACCATCAATCAGCCGCGCTATGAGATAGGCTTTGCCGCCGGCGAAATGATGTACGACTGTGTCACCAATCCCGATACCAAGCCCAACAACATCGTGTTCAACTGCGAGCTGATTGTCCGGGGCTCCACATCTGCCAAATGA